From the Coffea eugenioides isolate CCC68of chromosome 1, Ceug_1.0, whole genome shotgun sequence genome, the window GTCTGGTAACAATTTATCACTCAAAATCCTAAACAGTCAACAAATTAAGCTAAATTCCATTGATTAACCCATAAAGAAAATACACTAGTGCAGATACCACCCGACATTTAGGCACAAACATACTTGCAAACTTGGACCAATTCCCTTGTACTTCTAGTAAGTTGGGTGGAGAAATTTCCAAACCACATACCTCCTCATCTTTCTTCAAAAATGATTGGAAACCACAGCCTAATGTTGCAGTTGGAGAATGCGAAAAGTGCAATAAGATGCTCTAGAGGTTCCAGGCTGACTCTGCCTGGAGCACACTTTTGAGCCTTTCGCAATGTTTTAGGCACTATCACTGCTTGCTGCTTCACTGACACTTGTGGCCTACAACGCCATAATATTATCAATCCAATTCATAAGACAGAAAAGTAGCAAGTTATAGTATctgaattttaaaaattttaaaagatgaTAAGAATTTATAGTTTTAGCAGCAGCCTAGTTCCTCTGCAAACAATTTCAACTTGATCGACATTGAGCTAATTTTGTGGGAATCATAATGCAGAGTCTTACAGAGAGATAACGGTGAATATTAAGAACATATCCATCTATTAAATGCCAGCggtaaaaacaaaaattgtaaCGTTCTCCCCATTGGTTTTAATGTTGTTTGGAAATATcagtaacaaaaaaaaaaaagaacatacccCATTGAAGCTGAATGTTTACGCTTGCAATGTTAGAGGTAGAGGAATAGATATTTACAGAGAAAAAGAGTGAGGGACAAATGCGGATAGAATAAGACAGTGAAGAACAGCGATATCCAATAATGAGAAGCAATTAATCAAAATTATGCAGTGAAATCTTACCGGATGGCTCAGAAAGATGACTTTTAAAGAATTTCAAGCTCTGGAATATTAGAGATCTTGGGCCACTCGGAGTCGGAGCCGCTTTGAGGAGTGCATCTTTCGGTTAATAGAGGACAAAAACGAATTTCCAGACGTCTTAATTTGAGGCGTTCCATGGCAGCTATGGAGGGTAAATATTCAAGCTCTGGGAAATCCCACAGGTGTAGGTATTCAAGAGATGCAAGGTTCCCAAGCCAATCTGGTAAGGCTTCGATTGCTCCGAAGAAACTTAGAGATAGTGATGTGATGGCACTCAAGCATTGAAGCTGATGTGGCAGAGATTTCGTGTCAGGCATTCCACAGAAAGACACGTGTCGGAGTGTTGATAAAGATGCTAACCCAGCCCAATCAAATTCGATTGCAGAGTCATCTGAGAAGGGACCAATCTTCACTTTCCTTAAGCTGGTAAGATAGAGAAATCCACTAGGCATCTCAGTAATCAAGTTGGAACACCAGTATAACGAGAAGCTCTCGAGAGAAGGGGTTCGTTGCAAATCAAGGGGAAAGGAGACCAGATTGCTGCAATTGAACAAACTCAACTCTCGGAGAGACGTACACGACTCGAACATCTCCACTGGTAATCTTGTTAATGCATCGCACCAACCAACAGTAAATTGCTCAAGAGACTTAAGGAGGCCTTTCTGTCCAAATGAAATTTTAGGATTTGGATATCCAAATGAATCAATTCTCGGGCACTTGGATATCTCCAAGTGCTCTAAAGCTTGAAATTGATAAAGATCTTCTGGCAACTCCCGTAAATTGCCACAAAAATCGACTGTCAATCTCTCAAGACAAGCGGCGCAACTCATTCCTCTTAATGTTGTTATATTATTGGCTAATTTCAATTCTACACGCTGAAGAGTTGGAAAAAGACAGAGTCGCTCAAGCATGTCAGTAGGTAGACTGTCACAACCATAAATACTCAAGCTGCTCTCTGGTCGTTTCACAAAATTTAGAGACTCAACGCGTTGACGACCACCACCGCTTAATTCAAGGGACGAGAGATTGGCTATATTGCTCAAAACCTTTTCTGCCAGCAAAACATGGCAACTCTTTTTGATTTCCAATACGTCAAGACTTGGGAAACGACCTGGAGTTGGAATGGTGGCCAGCTTGGGGCAATCACTAATATGCAACTTTTCCAGCACGGGAAACACATCCATCACATGTACTTCACCTGCGGTTGACATCATTTCGTGTGCGTCCTTCCACTCTTCCAAATTTTTCATGCTTTCAAGAGAGAGTTTTTTAAGGGCTGGAAAGAATGTTTGTCTGCTAATAGTGCTTAAACCTCCTGATCCGCCGTCCTCCTCAGCACTTGTACTGTAGAATGAAAGCCCAATGCATGTTGTGTTTTCCAATCCAGTCAGATAGAGGCGCTTGAGGAATGGTAGCTGTCCTAGTGCAGGGAGTTTTCTGCATCTTGTGCAATCCGCCACCCGCAAATCCACCAGTGATGTCAATGTCAAATTCATGAACCATTTTGGAAACTGATCACCCATGAACTTCAAAATTTGTAACTCTTTTAAATTTGGGTGAGGTTGGAGGCCTTCCAACACATCTTCATCACAATTATCACTTTCTCGATCCCTATTGCCCCACTCAAATACCAACCGATACATATTTGGCCTTTGAGATAGGTTCGCTAGTTCAGCATCATCTTTGCCATTTACCAATTCAAGATTTCTAATCTCCAAGGTGCCTTTAAGATCTTGCAAGGTTCCAAGTTCTTGGATACCACGTCCATCCTCTTGACGACCTATGTTAAAGAACTCTAACGTTTGAAGACAAGTCAATCGTCCAATCCTGGATGGCATTTGGATTTTCCGCCCTGCATGATCATAATAGTGAAGATGTCTCATGCTAATCAAATTGCTCATCTTCTTTGGCAAACCTTCTTCAAGCATGTCAATTCTCAGTGTTTGCAAACTATAAAGTTTGCAAAGAGATTTTGGCACAGTTCTAATCATAGAACCTGAAATGTCAAGTAAGTGTAAATGTATTAGTTTGCCAATGGAGGTCGGCAACTCTTTGGCATCTGCTCCAAACAATTTTAGGACATGCAAGTATTTGAACTTTGATAACATATCATCAGCTATGCCACCCCCCAGAAATAATGTGCGAAGTGATGCTGATGTTTTTTCATTGATGGTTTCTACCATTCTTTCGGATGAGCATATCGCAAGGTAACGGTCCTGATTGCTGCTGCTACGATTCAAAACTGATTTTGCAAAATCATGCACAAGgtcatgcattttataccatatTCTCCTCTCCTCTTTTACTTCTTCCAATAAGGAAGTTTGCAGCAAAATTCTCAAATACTCACATCCTATTTTCTCCATCATTCTTTCATTTCGGGAATCCGGTTGAAGAAAGCCTTCAGCCATCCAAAGTTCAACTAGTGGATCTTGTTCCAATTCAGTATCTTGATAAAAAATTGAGCAATATGCAAAACATTTCTTAACCGGTGCAGGTGAGAGATGATCAAAACTCACCTTAATTATTTGCTCGATCCCACCCTGATCTCCATGCAACAGACTCTCCTCCAAAATAGACAGCcactcctcttttctttttttagatAACAAACCTCCAATTAACTTTGCTGCCAGAGGTAGACCGTCACATCTTCTTAAAACTTGGCGCGTCATGCCTTCCAATTCTTTTGGTACTTCTTCCCCTACATTTGCCCATTTTTTCATGATAGACCAGCAATCATTATCGCATAGCTTTCCCAGCTCATGGCGTGTCAAATTGATCTGCGGATGTCTAGATAGAATAGTTGCCACTTCTTGCAGACGAGTGGTAACAAGACACCAGCTCCCTTTCTTCGGTTTGAGTGCCTTCAATGTGGTGAAAAAGTCATCCAACAATCCTTCTTGATCATTCCACAAATCGTCAAGAACAAGCAAATATCTTTTTTCCTTAAGTTCAGTTTCAATTCCGTCAACTATTACTTGCCTAATATCCACTTCAGCCTTTTTTCCTGTTGACGATTTTAGAATCATTTTGAAGAGCTCCATGATTTCAACTGGTTTAGCCACACAAACCcaaatttttttgtcaaaatgatTATCAAACTGTGGAGTGTTGAAAACGGCTTTAGCTAGAGTTGTTTTTCCTAATCCTGGCGGGCCGGTTATGGAAATAACTGAAATACGATCACTTTCAGATTCGGTCAACAACTTCTTAACTATTTCTGATTCATCCTCGTCTCTTCCTAGGACATCACTTCGAACAATCTTAGAGTCGGTCTGTGGGCTTGTTGTGGCTCCAGCAGCAATAGTAGCGAATGGTTCTTCAACGGGGCGCTTGTAGGCCAGTCCCAAACCTTCGGCATCCCTATGGATCCTCTCAAGGTTCGTGTTGATCTCCCTGATCGTTGAAGCCAACCTCGAACGAAAACCAATTTTATTAAAGAATGAAAAGCAGAAGAGTACCTTCTTTTTCGTGAGTTGATTTTGATACTTCACCTTCCGACGAAGATTTTCATAGTTGAGCTCGTCCAGCACATTGTCAGCTTTGAAAACCTCTTCTTCCAGCTGCTTGAGCCAATTTTGCACCCCAACAAGCTTCGGATCGTGGCTATGCATTTCCTCATCAGCACCGGCCAAGAAGCCTCGGATCATTTCAGCAGATCTGTTGAGTCTCTCCAGCTCCCGTGGGAATTCACGGACCAGACTAACCTGATCAGCGGCAAGGGAAACAACCGTCTGCAATGCAACCCGAATAGTAGCACTAACAGCAGCATCAGCCATTTTTTTTTCCCGCTTGGGATTGGAATTAGGATGAAAGTGTTGTGATATCGATGATGGTGATGGGGGGATGCTTTTTGCGATGAGACGCGAAAGGAATGGTTCAACTTTAGCAGCTAAGAGCAAAATCTGTGGAGGCTAATTAAAACTTGCAACTTGCCCGGCTTCAACTTCTTCCACTTTTAGCAATTTGCCCGGCTTCACCCtgcaaagctacactaaagacgTCACTTACAAAGTTTTACCGCTTTACTGTGACAATTTGTAGCATGTGTTAGCCAACTTTGGCTCTCTCATTCCTCCTTGTCACAATGCAGCGAGAGAGCAGGTACTAATATAAAATTGGCTTAACTTCTAACTCATCATCTTGTAGTTTCTCTCTTATCCGTTTTCTTTTTAACTCCTTCCGAATCCAATTAAAAATGTGATacttttgaattttaaaatgtctcaaaatatttatcattttattaaactcaaatttacttttgatctcttttttttcaaggtttttttttccATGTTTATCAATATTTcgcattaaatttaaatttaaaatttgaattttttagaACAATTTTAGATACAAATCTACTAACATCACCGTCAAGTTACTTACTATCCTTAAAAAAGTTTGATTCTCGAAATATGACAAATAATAATTGGAGCAGAGGGAGtattattttaatttccatCAGTTGTGCTTGTATACTCAAATACAATGATGATTTCTTAATTGAATTTTGGTACTTTGTATTGCATttagttattttaaaattataacaCATTGCTTTTTTACCattaaaaacttttgaaaggTTTTTAATTTCCCCCCACAAACTCAATAGTGCAAAATAGCCCTGttgaatttatatatatataagataatGAACAAAAAGGATTAATCACTAGAGGGAAAATTTTGTACAAAAGAACAATTGCTGACTTCTAATGATATAAATACACACCAATTAAACATAGTAAGTAATATGGACTTAATTAAAATACTCCCTTCGTTCCCGAAatttttgctgcattttagGATCTCTGCATTTATAATTTCAATAATGCAAGAACCTTAAATGATTTGGGTTTAGATTCCAGTAATACCCTGCTTGGAGTTTCCGGTGTTCATGCGTTTTTGAATGATAAAAGAATCACAACTTGTGACAAATTGAAACTGTTTTTGGCTCCTTGCAATCAAATTGAAATAAAGTAAAGGGTCAATTAGCACTAATCTCCAATGAGATCTTGCATCCCTACATTTCACCAAAAGGCAACCAAGTAGTATCATCCAAATACACAATTTCCAAAACACAAAATCACTAGTTATATCAGCAGCAGCATCAGAGAAAGGGAGGGAGGTTTCAGCAGCAAATAAGTAAAATCTGTGTGGAAGCTCTGAAGAAAGGATAAAATTTGGGTTATGAAACAAGTTTGGTCAATTGTGGCGGCCTTTAGTTGTTTAAAAATTCCATTATTTTTGTTGTTAGGAATTAAAAAAACAAACGAAAGTGATTTCAAATCATATCAGTAGGTAGGACTTGTTTTAAGTATTGCTTGGTCAATAAACCTAATAAGTGTGATTAATCTCTCTAGTTTAATTTAATCATCATTCACATCAAGTCATGATCACTTATTGGCGATTTTGTGTTCATTGGACGTACGGACTATTtctcttttctgttttcttATGTTAATCCGTGAATAATTAACATCATCTAGATGAATAATTAAATAGAACAATCTTGTTTGCTTCTAACAATTTTAGTCAAACAAATAAACCTTGATTTCAATTCTTACCTATCCTTGAATATCAGCATCTAATCGCTTGCATGTGATGACTTCCCAATTTAAAAGTAGTGCTTATTGGCACACTTAACTGCCTCAACGCGTATAAGTGTAGTTCTTTGAAGTCTTCTTACCATAATATTTTGAGTtgttatcactttacccccttcaACTATATtactactatcagtttaccctctaacattttcttttagtcatttcacTCCCATAAAACATTTTTATTAACCGTAGGaattacttgcttgtgaaattgagaaaggatgagaaattgaattgatCTAATcaaaattatggtataattggTTCTCTTTTACTTGATATTTTGAGTGCTTGAGCGCAATTAAATGATTGCATAATGGTCATTTAACTTGTTTTGAgaaaatgaatttgaattatGCACATATGTTTAATTTCGAAGTgttggtttgtaattcttaATTGATTGAAGACAAACAATAGTTCAAGTGTGGAAGAATTTGATAAGTGTGCATTTTATGTATTTTAAATGtgtttttttatttagttttggtaTGTTTTATCCATTTTTTACAGGTAATGAACCGGTTTCTAGTGAAAGtttgcattttatggtttaaatgTGAAAATTACATTTCTATGGACTAAAGGGGTGAAGACTTCATATTTTTGTAGAATTCAAGAATTCAATCATAAATTAGAATGATATGAGAAGACATTTgaatgattgttgatgatttgaagGGATTTAAAGAGAATATAAAGTGTAAAATGTTCAAAAGAGGAAATACAATCAAgtataaaagaaaaggagtttGACAGCTTCAATTTCTATTGGTATTTCAACTATATCTCGAGTTATAAGTTTTAGATTAAGGTAATTCTTGAATCATTTTAAATCAAACACATagctctacatttcttatgaagatatCGAAATCCAGTTCATGAGTCTTCctagtcaaaatgtcaaaatacagttGGTCATTTTTTGTTGTCGAAAGCTGAAATGGGGTTCTGACTAGGCAAGGGTAATTTGGTGATTTATCAGTCTACAGACTTCCAAATCAGATTATTCTTAAAGCATTGGAAAGTTAACTCAAAGTAATAtaactttcatatttttcacAAGAGTTAGTTAAACCTCTTTcatcaaaaaaaatattagtgGAATTTTGTGCACAAACAGAGCAAATTTGAAGACTGACCAGAAGGCAAAACATGGGCCAAATACGCGACCTCAAACCATGTTTGCTGAGGTCATGTATTCTTCAACTGCAGTTACAACTTGTTCTGCTACTTGTATTCTATTCACACAAACTTTTTGACCAATTTGTCTATATAAATTTCTGGCTAGATATGAGCAGGCAAACATAGAGACTTTAAGAAACATTTTTTGGTGATTTCGAGAGACAATTTtgccaactagaaacaactctcTTTGACCTTGagttctctataaatagaagCCTTTGGAGAGCTTGTTTAATAgctttggaaggctagaaatgctaccaaaaatgtagttttcaatagtttttcttaatttattagtttaattcattactatagtataattaatatagTTTTTTCATCTTGTACTTGtagctagatttggatgaatatttgagaagcaaagatggagagttgaaactcatgtgacaagggtgacttctcttctaccactttctcttttgtatttgagttCATGTTTGACTATATACAGGTATGGTCTTTTCTTTCATGTTCTTCATGtttgctaaagtttatgcctagaattatggatgaactttctatacttgttagtgatgtttaatTGGTAATtcaatgatattattttgaacaagttgtTTGTAACTTttacttttctaatcatgataatcattaattgtgataatatTAAGGCAttaaatttgcaatgagaattgggatttaacactagtttaaGGAAGTGACAAATCTAgggagttcactcacgagagtagtggtgcatctatgtgggtttaatgacttgtttcatgtaatttcataaaaggAATGATCTTGTAGCTattttcataaccatgagagtaggtatgatttagttacaagtatagttgattcttTACGAGAGTTGGTTTCATATCATATATTTTACGTGTTTgaagtgtgttttattaattagttttgatgtattttgattgtttttatagcTATAAACTAAGTTTTTAGTGAAGTTTGCATTTCATGGTTTAAGTGTGAAAAGTTACATTTTATGGATAAAAGTGgtgaaatttcatatttttgtaggtttaatgattcaattatCAGTTGGAATGAGTTTAAAAgataaatgaatgaatgattgttgatgattttaAAGTGATTTAAACAGAATATGAAGTGTAAAgtggaaatgcaatcaagaataaaagaggaaaagttAGACAGTTTGACATTTGTTTGTATTTCAGTTATATCTTGAGCTACACGCATCAGATTGAGATGATGTTTGAGCTATTTTGAAGATAACACATagctctacatttcttatgaaacATCTAAAACCATTTCATGAGTTTTCCTAGTTAAAATGTTGAAATAGAATTAGTCATTTCTTTTGTCGAAAGTTAAAATAGAGTTGTgaccagtcaagggtatttcggtgaTTTCATAGTCTACAtaactccaaattggatgacTTAAAGCATTGGAAAGTTAACGCAAAGGCCTGCAactttcttggtttggaaaagGACTAGTTCAGCCTCCATCATTAAGAAAATATCAGTTAAATTGGTGCTAAATTCACAGAAATGAAAACGTAAGTTCTAAATACACGAGCTCAAGTTACGTATTCATGAGGTCACGTATTCTCCCCTGTTTTCTGCAACTTGCACATCAACTTGTTCTACATTCATACAACTTTTTAACTCATCTACAACTCAAAATTTCATCTGTAAAAAAGAGTGTGGAAATTTGGAGAAACAACTTTTGATGATTCCAAGAGCCAACTAGCACTAACTTTAACATGATTACTTGGAAGTTTAATCCTCTATATATAGGGGCCTTGGAGAGCGTATTTGACAACTTTGGAGGGCTAGAGACACTATCAAAATGTAATCTcttcttcactagtttttcttagtttattAGTATACTATAGTTAGTATAGTTTTCCCATCTTGTacttgtagttagatttggatgaaaatttgaGGAACAACAATGGAGAGTTGGAAGTCATGTGACAAGGGCGACCTCtttcctatcactttctcttttgtatttgatttcatatttAATTATAATGGAAGTTTGGATCTTGTTTTCATGTTCTTGATGTTTTGCTAAAATTTATGCTTACAGTTATGgatgaattttctatattttgtttgtgatatttacttggttatttgataatattattttaaacaagttatttatcacttttgtttctctaatcatgattaatgggtcattaattgtgataatcttaagttGTTAAacttgcaatgagaattgggatttaacactagttcaaggaaatGCTAAACCTAGGGAGTTTACTCATGATAGTAGAGATGCACCTATGTGGATTTAGTGacttatttcatgtaatttcatagaaagaATAAATtcgtagttaatttcataatatgagaataggtatggtttagttacaagtatagttgatttacTACGAGAGTAAGTTTcgtatatattaaaaaaattacgtcataactagtcaagataatacTCTTGAGTGAACTTAGCATTAATGAACTTATCAGTATTATTGTACCTAAATCCACTTGAGAGCAAtatagattcaaatttctcaTGCCATTGCATGTTTAGGTGGTTGTTTCAAGCCACATAATCATTTAATTAGCTTGTAtactttcttttcattttcaagcaTAACAAACCTTTTAGGTTGTTTCATAtgcaatcttcatccaaatcaccATTTAAAAACGCTGTTTGAATATTCATTTGATGTACAAACAAATTGTACAATAAAATTAGGGACAATAGCACTCTAATGGAAGTTATTCTTGTAATTCGTACATATATTTCAAAATAGTctatttcttcctttgtttaaaTTCTTTAACTACTAACTTTGCTTTAAAGGTTAGTAAAGATCTATTCGTGGCATATTTTCTTCTAAATACCCACTTATAATCTATTggcactacaagaaaattgttcatcagtgacaacacaaagtcatcacagaacatacaaatatcgtcacaaatacctcttattgacgactttttgatcgtcacaaagtcgtcactaaatccccgtcggtaaaagtaaacagtgacgacctaaaatgtcgtcactaaatagttctcattagtgacgactttaagtagagtatttttgacaaaagatcaattcgtcaataaaacacttccagattgtcgtcactaatgacaactatttagtgacaaCTATTtggtcgtcactaaatagttgtcattagtgacgacaatctggaagtgttttattgacgaattgaccttttgtcaaaaatgctctacttaaagtcgtcactaaaaagcaccgaaagccattgtatataactattttactgacaacaattgtcgtcacaaatgtaacttagatttagtgacagtctctgttgtgataaggagtttttattttctattttgtgacaacttttttttgtcattagataatttcataatagcttaatagtcataatttggcctgtaatcattgctaaatcattgattttaaacaaaccatacaaataaacatgaacgattgataaccaaaagtatttgcattagattacatggtaataatatagcattctcaaatgccaaattcaagtgtacattgcccaactaatgcctacaaaaataacatttgtccaaaatatcacttgtacataaggtacatttacaaaagaaatcacagtttaagaaattgaagaacatctaaatgaactactccatgagcaaaaggcaattttgtcttcaacattcttcaaccataaccatagatatcttccaaaagctagtatgaatagcatttatctgtcataaaagagtaaaagaagtaggtaaggggaggagtacaataataaagaacaagtaatgagacttagattattaagacaaaaattacaattcattaagaacctcatataatttgggcccacatattacaacaccagcaagaagttagaaatcacaatccaatctatacaaatacaacactgcataagctcaactaaagagctctctaaaacagttttttttaattttctttcttcttctttaaataGCTCAACTTATTGAACAATGAAATTGGACTCCCacagtaattattgtttaatgtttatgcttttggttgtttatatattaaaactagGTGATTGCTTCCCACGCAAGGCGTGGGAACTTTAGACCTGTTAGTAAGGTTGTATTTGTTATtgtaatatttttaatattttagatGATGAAAAGAGTGATGTGGTGTGTATCGTGAACTTGGGTTGGGAGTGAAAAGGAGTATTAGTCAAAAATATATTAGTTCAAAGAGTAGTCATGTACTAATACAAAGGATACAGCCAATGCAGTAATGATGATtcacaagaaaaaggaaagcatGATATTTACATATACAGCAGTAATTTAGTATAGATGATTCAAAAGAAAGAGGCTCCTTTGACGTTCAAATACATTCcattaacatgtaacaacaactCAGATGACAATGAAATAAATTCACAAGTACCAATCACTTGGTCATTACTGCAGTAACAGTTAATGGAAGTAGCAAGATATTGCTACAACTTGATCacatgcaatttttttttttgttctgggTTCACAAGGAATGAATTCATAAATTATGAAGCAGCAAAATAAATTCACAAGTACCAATCACTTGGTCATTACCGCAGCAACAGTTTCAATACCAACAGTTTCAACTTTCTTGAGACAATCAAGTTGCATCTTAAGTTTGCAAAATATCAAGTTTTACATGtccattaaaaattttaaaaagtaccTTTGCTTTCATCACCACCTTTCCGGCTTAGAATACCTCCTTGAACACCACCCCCATAAGCCACTGCTTCATCTGGTTTTACAGTCTTTTTGGGTTCCTTTCCATCAAAGTAGTCTTTGAGAAGTTATTAGACTTTTGGGATCCTGGTAGCCCCACTAACAGGAACAATTTCATGCATCTGGTGGTTCTCCAAACCAGCATCCCCCATAGCCTTCTTGACAAGTCCCATGTTTTTGCTAAAGAGGTCATTGTTCAACTCGTCAAATCAAGCATGAGTCCTAACTTGCTGCTGGCTGCTTAAAGCTCTTTTGGCACGTTCAGCTTCCCTCAGTTTTCCAAGCGGTCTATTGTGGTTGCTGATGTTCTTTCCATGTTTCTTGTTAATCAACTTGATGAAATATTCTATAATCCTTTGATGAAAGCCTTTGCCGACAATAAAACAGAGCAATTAGAACCATATGAAAGCTTTTTATAAGAAATGTAACTAATaaaacttatacaagaaattggTTGCTTTAATCATTGTTCAATATTTTGCAAAATCAACAGTTAATTAGTGTAGTTAGATAAACTTTTTTAATTCGTAGTTAGACAGGCAACTGCTGCTGCTCTGGGTTCATTGATAGTCCTAGCAACATTCAGCCCAGCAATAATACCTGCATTCTTTGTTGCCTGCCTCTGGGCATCATTGAAGTAAAATATGATTCAACGAGTAACTCTAGAAATTGAACTATACCGGGAACAGTTACCACAGCATCCTTAATTTTCTTTGCAAGGAAAGCTTCAGCTGCTTCTTTCATCTTAGTTAAAACCATTACACTAATTTCCTCAAGACTGAAGACTTTAACCATACTATCCTTAATTTTCACCTAGATATAAGGTTTTCCATCCTTGTTCACAATCTTACAAGGAACGAGCTT encodes:
- the LOC113760066 gene encoding putative disease resistance protein RGA3 — its product is MADAAVSATIRVALQTVVSLAADQVSLVREFPRELERLNRSAEMIRGFLAGADEEMHSHDPKLVGVQNWLKQLEEEVFKADNVLDELNYENLRRKVKYQNQLTKKKVLFCFSFFNKIGFRSRLASTIREINTNLERIHRDAEGLGLAYKRPVEEPFATIAAGATTSPQTDSKIVRSDVLGRDEDESEIVKKLLTESESDRISVISITGPPGLGKTTLAKAVFNTPQFDNHFDKKIWVCVAKPVEIMELFKMILKSSTGKKAEVDIRQVIVDGIETELKEKRYLLVLDDLWNDQEGLLDDFFTTLKALKPKKGSWCLVTTRLQEVATILSRHPQINLTRHELGKLCDNDCWSIMKKWANVGEEVPKELEGMTRQVLRRCDGLPLAAKLIGGLLSKKRKEEWLSILEESLLHGDQGGIEQIIKVSFDHLSPAPVKKCFAYCSIFYQDTELEQDPLVELWMAEGFLQPDSRNERMMEKIGCEYLRILLQTSLLEEVKEERRIWYKMHDLVHDFAKSVLNRSSSNQDRYLAICSSERMVETINEKTSASLRTLFLGGGIADDMLSKFKYLHVLKLFGADAKELPTSIGKLIHLHLLDISGSMIRTVPKSLCKLYSLQTLRIDMLEEGLPKKMSNLISMRHLHYYDHAGRKIQMPSRIGRLTCLQTLEFFNIGRQEDGRGIQELGTLQDLKGTLEIRNLELVNGKDDAELANLSQRPNMYRLVFEWGNRDRESDNCDEDVLEGLQPHPNLKELQILKFMGDQFPKWFMNLTLTSLVDLRVADCTRCRKLPALGQLPFLKRLYLTGLENTTCIGLSFYSTSAEEDGGSGGLSTISRQTFFPALKKLSLESMKNLEEWKDAHEMMSTAGEVHVMDVFPVLEKLHISDCPKLATIPTPGRFPSLDVLEIKKSCHVLLAEKVLSNIANLSSLELSGGGRQRVESLNFVKRPESSLSIYGCDSLPTDMLERLCLFPTLQRVELKLANNITTLRGMSCAACLERLTVDFCGNLRELPEDLYQFQALEHLEISKCPRIDSFGYPNPKISFGQKGLLKSLEQFTVGWCDALTRLPVEMFESCTSLRELSLFNCSNLVSFPLDLQRTPSLESFSLYWCSNLITEMPSGFLYLTSLRKVKIGPFSDDSAIEFDWAGLASLSTLRHVSFCGMPDTKSLPHQLQCLSAITSLSLSFFGAIEALPDWLGNLASLEYLHLWDFPELEYLPSIAAMERLKLRRLEIRFCPLLTERCTPQSGSDSEWPKISNIPELEIL